The following are from one region of the Advenella mimigardefordensis DPN7 genome:
- a CDS encoding mechanosensitive ion channel family protein, producing the protein MKETPSDWLALAGVQLSPIVALIVTLGVMLCLLVLLHAVLHYGVLRMLRGRMRNDRFLFIKLVGHSSLFRYAAMLVQGLALGLLTRLWVAPGTVHEVLLGFSRIWMLVYTILAVFAFLDIVLDWCFRKQVAVQFPLKGIVQSLKIIAAIAGVIFIVSVLIGQSPVILISGLGAMTAVLMLIFKDPILGLVAGIQLSANNMLSIGDWLEMPKYNADGAVIDIGLTTVKVRNWDNTVTTIPTYALISDSFKNWRAMSESGGRRIKRAIHIDVNSIKFITDSQMQRLTKSRLLSQYILDKSREVEDYNQSRSEDLSSALNGRRLTNIGTFRAYLEVYLRNHPHIHRNMTLLVRQMAPGSTGVPIEIYAFTTTVVWAEYERIQSDLFDHIFAVVGEFDLRVFQEPSGYDMAALKPAIAGQVNFNTPIDNDRSAVAAQPNS; encoded by the coding sequence ATGAAAGAAACTCCTTCTGATTGGCTGGCGCTGGCCGGCGTACAGCTTTCTCCTATTGTTGCGCTCATTGTCACCCTTGGCGTCATGCTGTGTTTACTGGTGCTGCTGCACGCTGTCCTGCATTATGGTGTGTTGCGCATGCTGCGCGGCAGAATGCGTAACGATCGCTTCCTTTTTATCAAGCTCGTTGGTCACTCGTCCCTGTTCCGCTATGCTGCCATGCTGGTGCAGGGTCTGGCCCTTGGCCTGCTCACACGCCTGTGGGTGGCACCTGGTACGGTGCACGAAGTCCTGCTTGGCTTCTCGCGAATCTGGATGCTGGTCTATACCATTCTGGCGGTATTCGCATTCCTGGATATTGTGCTGGACTGGTGCTTTCGTAAACAGGTTGCGGTCCAGTTTCCGCTCAAGGGCATTGTTCAAAGTCTGAAAATCATTGCTGCCATTGCAGGCGTGATTTTCATTGTCTCGGTCCTGATCGGTCAGTCGCCGGTGATCCTCATCAGCGGTCTGGGTGCCATGACTGCTGTGCTCATGCTGATTTTCAAAGACCCGATACTGGGTCTGGTGGCCGGTATTCAGTTGTCTGCCAATAATATGCTCAGTATCGGCGACTGGCTGGAAATGCCTAAATACAATGCAGATGGCGCGGTCATCGATATCGGGCTGACCACGGTCAAGGTGCGTAACTGGGACAATACCGTGACCACCATCCCCACGTATGCGCTTATTTCCGACTCATTCAAGAACTGGCGGGCCATGTCCGAATCGGGCGGCCGGCGTATCAAGCGCGCTATTCATATCGATGTGAACAGCATCAAGTTCATTACCGACAGTCAGATGCAGCGCCTGACCAAAAGCCGGCTGCTGTCTCAATATATTCTGGACAAGTCCCGGGAAGTCGAAGACTACAATCAGTCGCGCAGCGAAGACCTGTCGTCAGCCCTCAACGGCCGACGGCTTACCAATATTGGCACCTTTCGTGCGTATCTGGAAGTCTATCTGCGCAATCATCCCCATATCCATCGTAATATGACTCTCCTGGTGCGACAGATGGCGCCCGGATCCACGGGCGTTCCCATTGAGATTTACGCCTTTACAACCACCGTGGTCTGGGCCGAGTATGAACGCATCCAGTCCGACCTGTTCGATCATATTTTTGCCGTCGTCGGCGAGTTTGATTTGCGCGTCTTTCAGGAGCCCAGTGGGTATGATATGGCAGCGCTCAAACCGGCTATCGCCGGACAGGTGAATTTCAATACCCCTATCGATAACGATCGCAGTGCTGTCGCGGCACAACCCAATTCGTAA
- a CDS encoding FTR1 family iron permease, protein MDQVAFIVWRESVEALLVVGILYTWLRASPDGRRGLPWLWGGVAAGLVLAIALALVFMGVSTWLSDTGQEWFQAIMALVACGLVVQMVLWMKKHGARLKSELVSGAAVNVQRNSWWGLLILVMIAVAREGSETVVFLWGTVLAGAQQDQALALAAAGVGGFLLALLTFYVLQLGGKVITWRRFFQITEILLLLLAASLLMNGIDHLISLEAIPTLVDPVWDTSAVLDDSSGLGKVLADFAGYRAMPSLTHVIVFILYWLAIGLLYRWLRPAVAPKMVSSHG, encoded by the coding sequence TTGGATCAAGTGGCATTTATCGTCTGGCGTGAAAGCGTCGAGGCGCTGCTGGTAGTAGGTATTCTGTACACGTGGCTGCGTGCGTCTCCCGATGGGCGGCGCGGCCTGCCCTGGCTATGGGGTGGCGTGGCGGCAGGGCTGGTTCTTGCCATTGCGCTGGCCCTGGTGTTCATGGGTGTGTCCACCTGGCTTTCCGATACGGGGCAGGAGTGGTTCCAGGCCATCATGGCGCTTGTGGCCTGCGGGCTGGTGGTGCAAATGGTGCTGTGGATGAAAAAACACGGTGCACGCCTCAAGAGTGAACTGGTCAGCGGTGCGGCGGTGAATGTGCAGCGCAACAGCTGGTGGGGTTTGTTGATTCTGGTCATGATTGCAGTTGCCCGGGAAGGCAGTGAAACGGTGGTCTTTCTGTGGGGTACGGTTTTGGCTGGCGCTCAGCAGGACCAGGCGCTTGCCCTGGCTGCTGCCGGCGTTGGCGGGTTTCTGCTGGCGCTGCTTACGTTCTATGTTTTGCAGTTGGGCGGTAAGGTGATTACCTGGCGCCGCTTTTTTCAGATCACTGAAATTCTGTTACTGCTGCTGGCTGCTTCGCTGCTCATGAACGGGATTGATCATCTGATTTCACTGGAGGCCATCCCAACGCTGGTGGATCCGGTATGGGATACCAGTGCGGTGCTCGACGATAGCAGTGGCTTAGGTAAAGTGCTGGCCGATTTTGCCGGATACCGGGCCATGCCATCACTCACTCACGTGATTGTTTTTATCCTGTACTGGCTTGCAATCGGCTTGTTGTATCGTTGGTTGCGTCCCGCCGTTGCGCCGAAGATGGTTTCCTCGCACGGCTGA
- a CDS encoding Bug family tripartite tricarboxylate transporter substrate binding protein, translated as MNTFSSRRSFLIAAANVAGASAFGLRSGVASAQEKKWPVKLIRIIVPFPAGSITDAMARLLANGLSKSLGQTVIVENKGGANGSIGATEVARAAPDGYTLLATNSSSITGNPLIYKSSPYKSTDFAPIALVLDAPFILNVNPDWAKTHSINSVKDLVAFARDHPSELSYGSGGVGNLAHLAYAMLSNEGNFKATHVPYKAASQASMAVIAGEVNTSFDTLASVPQIRAGKLKALAVTPTRRISQMPDIPTMAEAGFPDIDVTFWLGLLAPAGTPPEIIDTLYKQAKQAMSVPAANAALSAQGTIVMTNPKDFATRIAGETKQLAEVIKRENIKLD; from the coding sequence ATGAATACATTCAGCTCGCGAAGAAGTTTTCTAATTGCAGCCGCAAACGTTGCGGGAGCCTCGGCATTTGGGCTGCGTTCCGGCGTCGCGTCTGCGCAGGAGAAAAAATGGCCTGTAAAGCTGATTCGCATCATCGTTCCATTCCCTGCGGGATCCATCACCGATGCGATGGCACGCCTGCTCGCCAACGGTCTGTCCAAGTCTCTGGGACAGACTGTTATTGTAGAAAATAAAGGTGGCGCCAATGGTTCAATCGGAGCCACGGAAGTGGCTCGCGCAGCACCGGACGGCTACACCCTGTTAGCCACAAACAGCAGCAGCATTACCGGCAATCCGTTGATTTACAAAAGCTCTCCATACAAGTCGACAGATTTTGCTCCAATTGCGCTGGTACTGGATGCCCCATTCATATTAAACGTCAATCCTGATTGGGCAAAAACGCATTCGATCAACTCCGTCAAGGACCTGGTTGCGTTTGCCAGGGATCATCCTTCTGAGCTCAGCTACGGGTCAGGCGGTGTCGGCAATCTTGCGCACCTGGCCTATGCGATGTTGAGCAATGAAGGAAATTTTAAAGCCACGCACGTCCCATACAAGGCGGCATCACAGGCAAGCATGGCGGTGATTGCCGGCGAAGTGAATACTTCGTTCGACACGTTAGCCAGCGTTCCGCAAATTCGCGCTGGAAAACTCAAGGCGCTCGCAGTGACACCAACACGACGCATCTCCCAGATGCCCGATATTCCCACGATGGCGGAAGCGGGCTTTCCGGATATAGATGTAACATTCTGGTTGGGCCTGCTGGCACCTGCTGGTACGCCACCGGAGATCATTGACACCTTGTATAAGCAAGCCAAGCAGGCTATGTCAGTACCGGCTGCGAATGCAGCACTAAGCGCGCAAGGAACCATTGTGATGACCAATCCGAAAGATTTTGCCACGCGTATTGCGGGCGAAACCAAGCAATTGGCCGAAGTCATCAAGCGGGAAAATATTAAGCTCGATTAA
- a CDS encoding 2-keto-4-pentenoate hydratase: MGPTPHELALQLQQQFDNRVHFSPLLADGKPLNLEQAYAVQEQLVQIRMARLHARRAGLKIALNAPAAWSRLGLSEPVYGQLLDTALLPSDAVLSMGDYTHMKFEFEVAVRIGKTLSGDDLPSVQAAADWIDAVAPAVEVLDDRCPEKTPPDAQTLVACNVNNTSVILGPWQPAVADFDRNITITAHGTVIEEGNVAEIVNPLESVYWLAKVMARQQRSIPAGAVLITGNLMTVRFPDAGDQFTFALEGLGSVSFRCTA, encoded by the coding sequence ATGGGCCCAACCCCTCATGAGCTGGCACTGCAATTGCAGCAGCAATTTGATAACCGGGTGCATTTTTCACCCTTGCTGGCAGATGGTAAGCCACTCAATCTGGAGCAGGCTTACGCGGTTCAGGAGCAGTTGGTGCAGATTCGTATGGCGCGTCTTCATGCCCGGCGGGCCGGCTTGAAAATCGCCCTGAATGCGCCTGCCGCCTGGAGCAGGCTTGGCCTGAGCGAGCCCGTCTATGGCCAATTGCTGGATACGGCATTGCTGCCTTCCGATGCCGTGCTTTCCATGGGCGACTACACGCACATGAAATTTGAGTTCGAGGTGGCCGTACGCATCGGTAAAACGCTCTCGGGCGATGATTTGCCCAGCGTGCAGGCAGCAGCAGACTGGATCGATGCCGTCGCGCCGGCGGTCGAGGTGCTTGACGATCGCTGCCCGGAAAAAACGCCACCCGATGCGCAGACACTGGTGGCATGTAATGTCAATAACACCTCGGTTATTCTGGGGCCGTGGCAGCCCGCCGTGGCCGATTTTGACCGGAATATCACCATTACCGCGCATGGTACAGTGATCGAAGAGGGCAACGTCGCAGAGATTGTTAATCCGCTGGAGTCCGTCTATTGGCTGGCGAAAGTCATGGCCAGGCAGCAGCGCAGCATTCCTGCCGGTGCCGTGCTTATTACCGGTAACCTGATGACAGTGCGTTTTCCCGACGCCGGCGATCAGTTTACGTTTGCACTCGAAGGGCTGGGATCGGTATCGTTTCGCTGCACTGCCTAG
- a CDS encoding cupredoxin domain-containing protein, whose protein sequence is MLKRALAVVGLALSLTLAQALLAASAWAETPTFTLTFKEDGTFEPQRLEVPAGRFKINLINESKVPVEFESLPLRKEKVLGPGLSSFLVFTISKPGEYPFFDDFHQSVKGTLVVKPAE, encoded by the coding sequence ATGTTGAAACGCGCTCTGGCTGTTGTCGGTCTGGCGCTTTCCCTGACGCTGGCTCAGGCATTGCTGGCAGCAAGCGCCTGGGCCGAGACGCCAACCTTCACGCTAACGTTCAAGGAAGACGGCACCTTCGAGCCGCAGCGTCTGGAAGTTCCTGCCGGTCGCTTCAAAATCAACCTCATCAATGAAAGCAAGGTGCCGGTGGAGTTCGAAAGCCTGCCCCTGCGTAAGGAAAAAGTGCTTGGGCCGGGTCTGTCCTCATTCCTGGTTTTTACGATTTCCAAACCCGGTGAATATCCGTTTTTTGACGACTTCCACCAATCGGTAAAAGGGACGCTGGTCGTCAAACCTGCTGAATAG
- a CDS encoding helix-turn-helix transcriptional regulator: MAATEIDLPRFNQILPQVLSNAQLHPAAHPLPQVSVNLSAFALTAKASVVLLQAHHANLVMAPAASAAAGSNIEQWFLVCTWEAVEFVENASRCSLQAGDLILINSASSVSLRPHRKLDCTIIALQSEYVGHWHALFRQACHRYFRADGGWARLLSVYLRELNDPFMQRIATVPSDQAVCLDTVLSLAAMVMGQSLHYGLADRVPDRQRQARHKLYSDITLWLYLNFGEASLTGKKVAREFGISVRTLHKLFQEFNDSASFAIFLNDIRMQNARNMLRDSLLGHLKVSDIGWLCGFADPAHFGKVFKKHHSITPGQMRESVQGNGEVGATG; encoded by the coding sequence ATGGCGGCTACAGAAATTGATCTGCCGCGTTTCAATCAAATCCTGCCACAAGTCCTATCCAATGCCCAACTGCATCCCGCAGCCCATCCGCTTCCTCAGGTCAGTGTCAATCTGTCCGCGTTTGCCTTAACAGCCAAAGCCAGCGTGGTCCTGCTGCAGGCGCATCACGCCAATCTGGTAATGGCGCCAGCGGCGTCGGCAGCGGCCGGCAGTAATATCGAGCAGTGGTTTCTGGTTTGTACCTGGGAGGCGGTGGAGTTCGTCGAAAACGCCAGCCGCTGCTCATTGCAGGCAGGTGATCTGATACTGATCAACAGTGCCAGTTCGGTCAGCTTGCGGCCGCATCGGAAGCTGGACTGCACCATCATTGCCTTGCAGAGCGAGTATGTCGGACACTGGCATGCACTGTTTCGGCAGGCTTGTCATCGGTACTTTCGTGCAGATGGCGGTTGGGCGCGGTTGCTCTCGGTCTATTTGCGCGAATTGAATGATCCGTTCATGCAACGGATTGCCACCGTCCCATCGGACCAGGCCGTCTGTCTGGATACGGTACTCTCGCTGGCGGCCATGGTGATGGGGCAGAGCCTGCATTATGGCCTGGCGGATCGGGTTCCCGACAGGCAGCGTCAGGCCCGGCATAAGCTGTACTCCGATATCACGCTATGGCTTTATCTGAATTTCGGCGAGGCCAGCCTCACTGGCAAAAAGGTGGCGCGCGAGTTTGGTATCTCGGTGCGTACCTTGCATAAGCTTTTTCAGGAGTTCAACGATTCCGCTTCTTTTGCGATTTTTCTGAACGATATCCGCATGCAGAACGCCAGGAACATGCTGCGCGATTCCCTGCTGGGGCACCTTAAAGTCAGTGATATCGGCTGGCTTTGCGGATTCGCCGACCCGGCGCATTTTGGCAAGGTATTCAAAAAGCATCATTCAATCACACCCGGACAAATGCGTGAGAGTGTGCAGGGTAATGGGGAGGTCGGGGCAACGGGGTAA
- a CDS encoding 4Fe-4S binding protein, with the protein MSAMLQSFAYRLSSFLRDHKKLLRNLQWCVVGIYFFLILVPAALPLPGNSAHIFSNLTIFAQFAFWGIWWPFVLVSMPLMGRAWCGWFCPEGMLSEWASEHGRGHAIPKWMRWGGWPFVAFALTTVYGQLVSVYQYPWAVLAVLGGSTAAAMVIGYLYGRNKRVWCKYLCPVNGVFQLLAKLAPWHYKVSEDAWRHPVRRIETVNCAPLVPLRHMKGATDCHMCGRCADYRGAIALTTRSPEEEIVDVAQNSGWQTALIVWGLMGIAVGAFLWSASPWFVSLKQGMAEWLVNRDIFWPLEQNAPWFILTHYPEVNDSFSWLDGFTILLFIFGTALVTGGALWLSLQCIQKVVGKTFIDAANTVVQALIPLAGVGVFLGLSATTITLLRNDGIPTGWAGPARLALLSCALLWSLRLAWKILQRHQVALRQRLSCMLLLMAGLAPFTYAWLLFFVIW; encoded by the coding sequence ATGAGCGCCATGCTTCAATCGTTTGCCTATCGGCTTTCGTCATTTCTGCGGGACCATAAAAAACTGCTTCGCAACCTGCAGTGGTGCGTTGTTGGTATCTATTTTTTTCTCATTCTGGTCCCGGCCGCGTTGCCCTTGCCGGGCAATTCCGCACACATTTTTTCCAATCTGACCATTTTTGCCCAGTTTGCCTTCTGGGGTATCTGGTGGCCTTTCGTGCTGGTCTCCATGCCCCTGATGGGACGAGCGTGGTGCGGCTGGTTCTGTCCCGAGGGTATGCTCAGCGAATGGGCCAGCGAACATGGTCGTGGCCATGCCATTCCCAAGTGGATGCGCTGGGGTGGCTGGCCATTTGTGGCCTTTGCGCTGACAACGGTCTACGGCCAGCTGGTGAGCGTATATCAATATCCCTGGGCGGTGCTGGCCGTATTAGGCGGTTCGACGGCAGCAGCGATGGTGATCGGCTATTTGTACGGCCGCAATAAACGGGTCTGGTGCAAGTATCTGTGCCCGGTCAACGGGGTGTTTCAGTTGCTGGCCAAACTGGCCCCCTGGCATTACAAGGTGAGTGAAGATGCCTGGCGGCATCCGGTTCGTCGCATTGAAACAGTCAATTGCGCGCCGCTGGTACCGCTGCGCCATATGAAGGGGGCCACCGACTGCCACATGTGCGGACGTTGCGCCGATTATCGCGGTGCGATTGCGCTCACCACCCGTTCGCCCGAGGAAGAAATTGTTGACGTGGCGCAAAACAGTGGGTGGCAGACGGCGCTGATCGTGTGGGGGCTGATGGGCATTGCCGTGGGTGCCTTCCTCTGGAGTGCCAGCCCTTGGTTTGTCAGCCTGAAACAGGGCATGGCCGAGTGGCTGGTTAACCGTGATATTTTCTGGCCGCTGGAGCAGAATGCGCCGTGGTTTATTCTGACGCACTATCCTGAAGTGAATGATTCCTTCAGCTGGCTCGACGGGTTTACCATTTTGCTGTTCATTTTTGGTACAGCGCTGGTTACCGGTGGCGCGTTGTGGCTGAGTTTGCAATGCATACAGAAGGTCGTGGGTAAAACCTTTATTGATGCGGCCAATACCGTCGTGCAGGCACTGATTCCCTTGGCTGGGGTCGGTGTTTTTCTGGGGCTGTCGGCGACCACCATCACGCTGTTGCGCAATGATGGTATTCCGACAGGCTGGGCGGGGCCGGCGCGCCTGGCACTGTTATCCTGTGCGCTGCTGTGGTCATTGCGACTGGCCTGGAAAATTCTGCAACGCCATCAGGTGGCACTGCGCCAACGGCTCTCCTGTATGCTGTTGCTGATGGCCGGCCTGGCGCCATTCACTTACGCGTGGCTGCTGTTCTTTGTGATCTGGTAA